The segment GGGCGCGTTCCAGCAACGAGCCGGGCTTCAACCCCTTCGGGCTGGGCGTGGCCAGCGGAGATGTCCAGAGCGACAATATCCTGATCTGGACCCGTGTCGCCGTGCCGCCCAGCAGCCCCGATGAAGCAAACACCGCACAGCCCGCGTTCAAGCTACGCTGGGAAGTGGCCCATGACGACAACTTTCGCCAGATCGTTGCCAGCGGGGACACACTGGCCCAGCCCGAATGGGGGCACAGCGTTCGCTTAGAGGTCAAAGGGCTTGCGCCAGACCGCTGGTACTTCTACCGCTTCATGCTGGGCAGCGCAGTCAGCACCACGGGCCGCTGCCGCACCGCTCCGCTGCCCCATGCCGATGTGCGAAAGCTGCGATTGGCCGTGGCCTCCTGCCAGCGCTGGGAACATGGTTTCTACACCGCCTGGGCCGATGCCGCACAGGCTGCGCCAGACATGGTGCTGTTTCTGGGCGACTACATCTATGAATACGCCCAGCCTGAAAAAACCGAAGGCCTGGCCCGCCCCCAGCCACTGCCCACCGCCCGCACGCTGCAGGACTACCGCAACCGCTATGCGCTGCACAAAAGCGATGCCCACCTGCAAGCCGCCCATGCGGTATGCAACTGGTCCGTCATCTGGGACGACCATGAAGTGGAAAATGACTATGTAGCCCAGTATGGACGTGGGGAGTCTGCTCTCTTTTTAGCCAGGCGCATGGCCGCATGGCAGGCGTTTTACGAAAACATGCCGCTGCGCCCCAGTGCGTTGCAGCGTAACCAACAACTGGCTCTGTACCGGACCCTGAACTGGGGCCGGCTGGCGCGCATGCACATGCTGGATGGCCGCCAGTACCGCGACCTGCAAGCCTGTCGACCCGAAGGCAAAGCCAGCACCGGCACTGTGGACCCGCAAGCCTGCACCGCCCTGCACGACCCGGCGCGCAGCTTTCTGGGCTGGGATCAGGAACGCTGGCTGGACCAGCAACTGAAGGCCGACAGCCAAAACAATACCGAGGCCACCCGATGGAGCCTGCTGGTGCAGACCACGCTGTTTTCTGCCCGCAAGCATCCCAACGGCAAACCATCCACCGACAGCTGGGATGGCTACCCCGAAGCGCGCCAGCGTCTGGTCAACCAGATACGTCAGAGCCAGCCCCGAAACAGCGTTGTGCTGGGCGGAGATATCCACCAGAACTATGTCTGCGCCATTGGCAGACAAGCCGATCAAGCACCCGATAAAGCCAACCCCGTGATCGCCAGCGAGTTTTGCGGAACCTCCATCAGCTCGCACAGCGGCACCACACAAGCCAAGGTCGATGCCATCATCGCCAGCAACCCGCAAGTGCTGTACGCCCGCTGCGAGGAGCGCGGCTACAGCCTGGTGGAAATCACGCCCCAGACCATGAGCACAGAATTGCGCGCAGTCACCAACCCGCTACAAGCCAGCAGCAGTGTCTATTCGCTGGCCCGATTTGCGGTGGAAGACCGCAAACCTGGACCTGTGAAGATCCACGGATAAAAGCGCCATCGACTCGCCAAAGCACTGCGCCTGCGGCAAGGCCAAAGCCCAGCACTGCGGCATACTTGCGCCCATGCAATACACATGGGCTGTACGTCGCGCGTTCCCTCTGTGGCGGACTGCCGCCTCTGCCGTTCTTCTGGCCAGCATCCTATCCGGCTGCGGTCTGCCACCCATGCCGCCGCGCACCGACACTCATGCCATCAGTGCCCAGGAGTCTCAACAGACCCGGCTGGGTCAGGCACTGGCACCACTGCAGCAAGCGCACCCCAATCTAAGCGGCATTCACCCATTGAGCGACGCCCATGACGCCTTTGCCGCGCGTGCGCTGCTGGCCCGCGCCGCCGAGCGCACGCTGGATGTGCAGTACTACATCTGGCGCAACGACACCACGGGTCACCTGCTGCTCAATGAGCTCCTGAAGGCCGCCAACCGCGGCGTGCGCGTGCGCCTGCTGCTAGACGACGGAGGCACCGCCGGCATGGATGCCACGCTGGCTGCCCTCGACCAACACCCGAACATTGAAGTGCGCCTGTTCAACCCCTTTGTCGTGCGCACGCCCAAAGCGCTGGGCTATGTCACAGACTTCTCGCGCACCCAGCGGCGCATGCACAACAAAGGCTTTACGGCGGATAACCAAGCCTCCATCGTCGGGGGCCGCAATATTGGCGATGAATACTTTGCCGCCACGGATGGCGTGCTGTTTGCCGATCTCGATGTGGTCGCCGTCGGCACCGTGGTGCCCTATATTGGCCACGACTTTGATCGCTACTGGAGCAGCCAGTCCGCCTACCCCAGCGCCAGCCTGCTGCCGCCTATGCCAGAGCAAGCTGTGCAGCAGGTCTACAGCGGCCTGCAGACCGACACCCTGCGGTCTGAATCCCAAGCCTATATTCAGGCCGTGCAGCAAAGCCGCTTTAGTCAGGACTTGCTCGCAGGCAATCTGCCTCTGCAATGGGCTGCCACCACACTGGTCAGCGACGACCCCACCAAGGTCTTGAGTCAGGCAGGCAAAGAAGACTTGATGCTGGCCCAGCTGCAACCTGCTATTGGTATAGCAGCCCAGTCGTTGGACCTGATCTCGCCGTACTTTGTGCCCACGCAGGCGGGCATTAACGCTTTTGCCAAGATGCGCGCACAAGGGATCAAGGTACGCATTCTGACTAACAGCCTTGAAGCCACCGACGTAGCCGCCGTGCACGCTGGCTATGAGCAATACCGCGAGCCACTGCTCAAGCTTGGGGTCGAGCTGTACGAAATGCGCCGCCAGATCAA is part of the Comamonas sp. Y33R10-2 genome and harbors:
- a CDS encoding phospholipase D family protein translates to MQYTWAVRRAFPLWRTAASAVLLASILSGCGLPPMPPRTDTHAISAQESQQTRLGQALAPLQQAHPNLSGIHPLSDAHDAFAARALLARAAERTLDVQYYIWRNDTTGHLLLNELLKAANRGVRVRLLLDDGGTAGMDATLAALDQHPNIEVRLFNPFVVRTPKALGYVTDFSRTQRRMHNKGFTADNQASIVGGRNIGDEYFAATDGVLFADLDVVAVGTVVPYIGHDFDRYWSSQSAYPSASLLPPMPEQAVQQVYSGLQTDTLRSESQAYIQAVQQSRFSQDLLAGNLPLQWAATTLVSDDPTKVLSQAGKEDLMLAQLQPAIGIAAQSLDLISPYFVPTQAGINAFAKMRAQGIKVRILTNSLEATDVAAVHAGYEQYREPLLKLGVELYEMRRQINLQPHNAPKIYGEPPSPAAFSGSKGGATGSSGASLHAKTFAIDGQRLFVGSFNFDPRSALLNTEQGLVILHPKLAQEVSQTLDQYLPMMAYKVQLNASGKLQWTSEAGQPQTFSHDPGTSWFKRAMVRVLSWLPIEGLL
- a CDS encoding alkaline phosphatase, whose amino-acid sequence is MSLLNQLPTLQRRRFLIASSFATAAGSLPAWARSSNEPGFNPFGLGVASGDVQSDNILIWTRVAVPPSSPDEANTAQPAFKLRWEVAHDDNFRQIVASGDTLAQPEWGHSVRLEVKGLAPDRWYFYRFMLGSAVSTTGRCRTAPLPHADVRKLRLAVASCQRWEHGFYTAWADAAQAAPDMVLFLGDYIYEYAQPEKTEGLARPQPLPTARTLQDYRNRYALHKSDAHLQAAHAVCNWSVIWDDHEVENDYVAQYGRGESALFLARRMAAWQAFYENMPLRPSALQRNQQLALYRTLNWGRLARMHMLDGRQYRDLQACRPEGKASTGTVDPQACTALHDPARSFLGWDQERWLDQQLKADSQNNTEATRWSLLVQTTLFSARKHPNGKPSTDSWDGYPEARQRLVNQIRQSQPRNSVVLGGDIHQNYVCAIGRQADQAPDKANPVIASEFCGTSISSHSGTTQAKVDAIIASNPQVLYARCEERGYSLVEITPQTMSTELRAVTNPLQASSSVYSLARFAVEDRKPGPVKIHG